A stretch of the Bradyrhizobium sp. CCBAU 53351 genome encodes the following:
- a CDS encoding LysR substrate-binding domain-containing protein encodes MRTFPGLSSAACFSHCNVAMLERNLGVRLFHRSTRRLTLTEAGETFRTAIAGHLEGLQAAIAGVSTGREEPAGILKISLPPTFGAAHILPLLPAFLARYPQVRPEWHFENRQVDLVGEGYDAAIGGGFELLPGLVSRTLAPAHIVAVASPVYMSGRTLPTQPDQLAALDGIVMRSLQTGRIRHWSMRDVSGREVQAPLSESIVVNDPAAMREAARLGLGVAMLATADILPALDDGSLLRLVPRWYCDAGAISIYHASRKLVPAKTRVFVDWVAEEFKKNRLAERFAGSLS; translated from the coding sequence CTGCGCACTTTTCCGGGCTTGAGTTCGGCAGCGTGCTTCTCTCATTGCAACGTCGCCATGCTCGAGCGCAATCTCGGCGTCCGATTGTTTCATCGTTCAACAAGGCGGCTGACGCTCACCGAGGCTGGCGAGACGTTCCGCACGGCGATTGCCGGCCACCTTGAGGGGCTCCAGGCCGCAATCGCCGGAGTCTCGACCGGACGCGAGGAGCCGGCGGGCATTCTCAAGATAAGCCTGCCTCCGACATTCGGCGCCGCCCATATCCTGCCGCTGCTTCCCGCCTTCTTGGCCCGGTACCCGCAGGTCCGCCCTGAGTGGCACTTCGAGAACCGCCAAGTCGACCTGGTCGGTGAAGGCTATGACGCCGCAATCGGAGGTGGGTTTGAATTGTTGCCGGGCCTCGTCAGCCGAACCCTAGCGCCCGCACACATCGTCGCTGTGGCCTCTCCAGTCTACATGTCAGGGCGGACATTACCGACCCAGCCGGACCAACTGGCCGCGCTGGATGGCATTGTCATGCGCTCGCTCCAGACCGGGCGGATCCGGCACTGGTCGATGCGCGATGTTTCAGGGCGCGAAGTTCAGGCGCCGCTGTCTGAGTCGATCGTGGTCAACGACCCGGCCGCAATGCGCGAGGCCGCACGGCTGGGCCTGGGAGTTGCAATGCTCGCCACCGCCGACATTCTTCCAGCGCTCGACGATGGGTCGCTGCTACGCCTGGTGCCACGCTGGTACTGTGACGCCGGCGCGATCTCGATTTACCACGCATCGCGCAAGCTTGTGCCGGCGAAGACGAGAGTCTTCGTGGACTGGGTCGCCGAGGAATTCAAGAAGAACAGGCTCGCCGAACGCTTCGCCGGAAGCCTGAGCTGA
- a CDS encoding DedA family protein, whose translation MTSFLDPLISFVSAHPWLAYLTLFLAALLEAVPVVGSVIPGSTIILALSALVSGGELALPWVLLAAAAGAVLGDGSAYWIGHRQQRKILTTWPLANYPRVVEQSESFFNRFGTWAVFFARFVPPIRAFVPVTAGALGMAPAKFYTINIPAILVWAPAHVLPGVLAVSALHEYAGLHHHGHVGKHIWMLTVVGVAIVGGVAVWIYRRRNGGGVVAAKPRA comes from the coding sequence GTGACGTCCTTTCTCGATCCCCTGATATCCTTCGTTTCGGCCCATCCGTGGCTGGCCTATCTGACCCTGTTCCTGGCGGCGCTGCTCGAAGCCGTGCCGGTGGTGGGATCGGTGATCCCCGGCTCGACCATCATCCTGGCGCTCAGCGCCCTGGTGTCGGGCGGCGAGCTGGCGCTGCCTTGGGTGCTGCTCGCCGCGGCCGCGGGGGCCGTGCTGGGCGACGGCTCGGCCTACTGGATCGGGCACCGGCAGCAGCGCAAAATCCTCACCACTTGGCCGCTGGCCAACTATCCGCGCGTGGTCGAGCAGAGCGAAAGCTTCTTCAACCGCTTCGGCACCTGGGCCGTGTTCTTTGCCCGTTTCGTGCCGCCGATCCGCGCCTTCGTGCCGGTGACGGCGGGCGCGCTGGGCATGGCGCCCGCGAAGTTCTATACGATCAACATCCCGGCGATCCTGGTGTGGGCCCCGGCGCATGTGCTGCCGGGCGTGCTCGCGGTGTCGGCCTTGCATGAATATGCCGGGCTGCATCATCACGGCCATGTCGGCAAGCACATCTGGATGCTGACCGTGGTGGGCGTTGCGATCGTGGGCGGCGTGGCGGTGTGGATCTATCGGAGGCGGAATGGCGGCGGTGTCGTGGCGGCGAAGCCTCGGGCCTGA
- the cobS gene encoding cobaltochelatase subunit CobS: protein MTTAAMSKVEEVSGLPDMKVSVRQVFGIDSDLEVPAYSEVDPHVPEVDSDYRFDRATTLAILAGFARNRRVMVTGYHGTGKSTHIEQVAARLNWPCVRVNLDSHISRIDLVGKDSIVVRDGKQVTEFRDGILPWALQHNVALVFDEYDAGRPDVMFVIQRVLEVSGRLTLLDQNKVIKPHPAFRLFATANTVGLGDTSGLYHGTQQINQGQMDRWSIVTTLNYLSHDEEVEIVLAKAKHYRTSEGRDIVNKMVRLADLTRNAFANGDLSTVMSPRTVITWAENADIFGDIGFAFRVTFLNKCDELERPLVAEFYQRCFNAELPESAVNVALS, encoded by the coding sequence ATGACGACCGCCGCCATGTCCAAAGTTGAGGAAGTTTCCGGTCTGCCCGACATGAAGGTGTCGGTGCGCCAGGTGTTCGGGATCGACAGCGATCTCGAAGTCCCCGCCTATTCCGAAGTCGATCCTCATGTACCCGAAGTCGATTCCGACTACCGCTTCGACCGCGCCACCACGCTCGCCATTCTCGCGGGCTTTGCCCGCAACCGCCGCGTGATGGTGACCGGCTATCACGGCACCGGAAAATCCACCCATATCGAGCAGGTCGCGGCACGCCTGAACTGGCCCTGCGTGCGCGTCAACCTCGACAGCCATATCAGCCGTATCGATCTCGTCGGCAAGGACTCCATCGTGGTCCGCGACGGCAAGCAGGTCACCGAATTCCGCGACGGCATCCTGCCCTGGGCGCTGCAGCACAACGTCGCGCTGGTGTTCGACGAATACGACGCCGGCCGCCCGGACGTGATGTTCGTGATCCAGCGCGTGCTCGAAGTCTCGGGCCGCCTGACGCTGCTCGACCAGAACAAGGTGATCAAGCCGCACCCGGCGTTCCGGCTGTTTGCGACCGCCAACACGGTCGGCCTCGGCGACACCTCGGGCCTCTATCACGGCACCCAGCAGATCAACCAGGGCCAGATGGACCGCTGGTCGATCGTCACCACGCTGAACTATCTCAGCCATGACGAGGAAGTGGAGATCGTGCTGGCCAAGGCCAAGCACTATCGCACCAGCGAAGGCCGCGACATCGTCAACAAGATGGTGCGCCTCGCCGATCTCACCCGCAACGCCTTCGCCAACGGCGATCTGTCGACGGTGATGAGCCCGCGCACGGTGATCACCTGGGCGGAGAACGCCGACATCTTCGGCGATATCGGCTTTGCGTTCCGCGTCACCTTCCTCAACAAGTGCGACGAGCTCGAGCGTCCCCTGGTCGCCGAGTTCTACCAGCGCTGCTTCAACGCCGAGCTGCCGGAATCGGCAGTCAACGTGGCGCTGAGCTGA
- the cobT gene encoding cobaltochelatase subunit CobT, translating to MTTSNSKFRSTKEAPTEPFKRSVASCLKAIAKTPELDVSFAAERPGLAPGKARLPEPARKMTKRDAAIVRGHADSIALKIACHDAKLHRKLMPGNPQARGVFEAVEQARVEAIGARRMAGVAKNLTAMLDDHFHRGKFDEITDRADAPLADALAMLVRERLTGMAPPTAAKKMVDLWRPILEDKIGKRLDRLDTLVEDQTRFGDAVHDLLTALELGDERNADSEDDDNDDENQDGDNDQSGAEGSPDSDAAQEMSADQAQASSEEMSESAMESAQASTSDTFDDGELGDDETPGEATRPNSHGKNEPRGPEYHAFAPKFDEVIAAEDLCDHDELERLRAYLDKQLAHLQGIVARLANRLQRKLMAQQNRAWEFDLEEGILDPARLSRVVTDPYHPLSFMHEKEATFRDTVVTLLLDNSGSMRGRPITVAATCADILARTLERCGVKVEILGFTTRAWKGGQSREAWLAAGKPANPGRLNDLRHIIYKSADAPWRRARKNLGLMMREGLLKENIDGEALDWAHKRLLGRPEQRKILMMISDGAPVDDSTLSVNPGNYLERHLRHIIEEIETRSPVELIAIGIGHDVTRYYRRAVTIVDAEELGGAITEKLAELFSETNTAPTQPAGRPRRKLHS from the coding sequence ATGACCACCTCCAACTCCAAATTCCGCAGCACCAAGGAAGCGCCGACCGAGCCGTTCAAGCGCTCGGTCGCCTCCTGCCTGAAGGCGATCGCCAAGACGCCGGAGCTCGACGTTTCCTTCGCCGCCGAACGTCCGGGCCTCGCGCCCGGCAAGGCGCGGCTGCCCGAGCCCGCGCGAAAGATGACCAAGCGCGATGCGGCGATCGTGCGCGGCCACGCCGATTCCATCGCGCTCAAGATCGCCTGCCACGACGCCAAGCTGCATCGCAAGCTGATGCCGGGCAATCCGCAGGCGCGCGGCGTGTTCGAGGCGGTGGAGCAGGCGCGGGTCGAGGCGATCGGCGCGCGCCGCATGGCGGGCGTTGCGAAAAACCTCACCGCGATGCTCGACGACCATTTCCATCGCGGCAAGTTCGACGAGATCACCGACCGCGCCGACGCGCCGCTGGCGGATGCGCTGGCGATGCTGGTGCGCGAGCGTCTCACCGGCATGGCGCCGCCGACCGCCGCGAAGAAGATGGTCGATCTCTGGCGTCCGATTCTCGAAGACAAGATCGGCAAGCGGCTCGACCGGCTCGACACGCTGGTCGAGGACCAGACCCGGTTCGGCGATGCCGTGCACGACCTCCTGACCGCGCTCGAGCTCGGCGACGAGCGTAACGCCGACAGCGAGGACGACGACAACGACGACGAGAACCAGGACGGCGATAACGATCAGTCCGGTGCCGAAGGTTCGCCCGATTCCGACGCCGCGCAGGAGATGAGCGCCGACCAGGCGCAGGCCTCATCCGAGGAGATGAGCGAGAGCGCGATGGAAAGCGCGCAGGCCTCGACCTCCGACACTTTCGACGACGGTGAGCTCGGCGACGACGAGACGCCGGGCGAGGCGACGCGTCCGAATTCGCACGGCAAGAACGAGCCGCGCGGGCCGGAATACCACGCCTTCGCGCCCAAATTCGACGAGGTCATCGCCGCCGAAGACCTCTGCGACCATGACGAGCTGGAACGCCTGCGCGCCTATCTCGACAAGCAGCTCGCGCATCTGCAGGGCATCGTCGCCCGCCTTGCCAACCGCCTGCAGCGCAAGCTGATGGCGCAGCAGAACCGCGCCTGGGAGTTCGATCTCGAAGAGGGCATTCTCGACCCCGCGCGGCTGTCGCGCGTCGTCACCGATCCCTATCACCCTCTGTCCTTCATGCACGAGAAGGAGGCGACGTTCCGCGACACCGTGGTGACGCTGCTGCTCGACAATTCCGGCTCGATGCGCGGACGGCCCATCACGGTCGCCGCGACCTGCGCCGACATTCTCGCGCGCACGCTGGAGCGTTGCGGCGTCAAGGTCGAGATTCTCGGCTTCACCACGCGCGCCTGGAAGGGCGGGCAATCGCGTGAGGCGTGGCTGGCCGCCGGCAAGCCGGCCAATCCCGGCCGCCTCAACGATCTCCGCCACATCATCTACAAGTCGGCCGACGCCCCGTGGCGCCGTGCGCGAAAGAATCTCGGCCTGATGATGCGCGAGGGGCTGCTCAAGGAGAACATCGACGGCGAGGCGCTGGACTGGGCGCACAAGCGCCTGCTCGGCCGGCCCGAGCAGCGCAAGATCCTGATGATGATCTCGGACGGTGCACCGGTCGACGATTCCACGCTGTCGGTCAATCCCGGCAATTATCTCGAGCGGCACCTGCGCCACATCATCGAGGAGATCGAGACCCGTTCGCCGGTCGAGCTGATCGCGATCGGCATCGGCCATGATGTGACGCGCTACTATCGCCGCGCGGTGACGATCGTGGACGCCGAGGAACTCGGCGGCGCCATCACCGAGAAGCTCGCCGAGCTGTTCAGCGAGACCAACACCGCGCCCACCCAGCCGGCCGGTCGCCCGCGACGCAAATTGCATTCGTGA